The nucleotide sequence actactattcagcatagctttggaagttttggccacagcaatcagagcagaaaaagaaaaaaaaggaatccaaattggaaaagaagtaagactctcactgtttccagatgacatgatcctctacattgaaaaccctaaagactccaccagaaaattacctgAGCCAATCAaggaatatagtaaagttgcaggatataaaatcaacacacagaaatcccttgcattcttatacactaataatgagaaaatagaaagagaagttaaggaaacaattccattcaccattgcaatgaaaagaataaaatccttaggaatatacctacctaaagaaacaaaagacctatatatagaaaactataaaacactggtgaaagaaatcaaagaggacacaaatagatggagaaatatatctgtggtcatggatcagaagaatcaatacagtgaaaatgagtatactacccaaagcaatctatagattcaatgcattcCTATCGAGCAATCaagggtatttttctttttttttttaattttattttatttttaaactttacataattgtattagttttgccaaatatcaaaatgaatccaccacaggtatacatgtgttccccatcctgaactctcctccctcctccctccccataccacagagctaaaacaaataatttcacaatttgtatggaaatacaaaaaaccttgaatagccaaagcaatcatgagaaagaagaattgaACTGGAGGGATCACCCTGGCTCACTTCAggatctactacaaagccacagttatcaagacagtatggtactggcacaaagacagaaatatagaccaatggaacaaaatagcccagagataaatccacacacctatgcacaccttatctttgacaagggaggcaagaatatacaatggagaaaagacaatctctttaacaagtggtgctgggaaaaatggtcaaccacttgtaaaagaatgaaactagaacactttctaacaccatacacaaaaataaactcaaaatgaattaaagatctaaacataagaccagaaactataaaactcctagaggagaacataggcaaaacactctccgacataaatcacagcaggatcctctatgacccatcttccagaatattggaaataaaagcaaaaataaacaaatgggacctaattaaaattaaaagcttctgcacaacaaaggaaactataagcaaggtgaaaagacagccttcagaatgggagaaaataatagcaaatgaagcaactgacaaagaattaatctcaaaaacagacaaacagcTCCTGCagatcaattccagaaaaataaaggacccaatcaaaaaatgggccaaaaagaactaaacagacatttctccaaagaagacatacagatggctaacaaacacatgaaaagatgctcaacatcactcattatcagagaaatgcaaatcaaaaccacaatggggaACCATTTCatacagtcagaatggctgctatccaaaagtctacaaacaataaatgctggagagggtggggagaaaagggaaacctcttacactgttggtgggaatgaacaCTAGtaatatcctttttttaaaaaaaaaatatgtatatgaatagcTGAATCATTCTGTTGTACAACAGGAATTAACAACATcttaaatcaactaaacttcaagaaaaataaataagaaaaaatagatttaaaaaatcaaccaaaTTGGGCTGCTCTTGAAATACCATGTTTTCTGATGGTCCCAGCAGTAGTTAGTATGTAACCTGGGACCATCAGAAAACATGGTATTGACCCAGAAGCAGACATTATGGAGTAGAAATTGCCAGAATCTCACAGGATCTTTGACCACCTCATTCTTAAGGGAGTGTTCAGTGCTATCCTGCACAACCCCAGGGGCTGGACATGACTCCTTAGTGGGAGGGTTGGAGGGACCACTCCCCCCTCTTTGTGCAGAAGGATGCATTAAACCACAAGGCTGAGCAACTTCAGGGTGTCAACCTCCATCTCGATCACCCAGGGGCCAGACTGCAAGGGTGTCTGGTACCACAGTGTGCTGCTGACAGAGCAAGGGAGCTCTGATGTGAAAGTGGGAAACCAACCCCTTAACCAACCATGGTTGGCTGCCTGAATGGGGAATTGCCCGTGTCCCTGCTCTTGTACATTTTTCTCCATTGATCATTCTTTCACATTCTTGCTCCTTCACTCTCTCACCAGCTGTGTCTTCTCCTTAGCACATGGCAGGGGCTctgttctcttttcccttccgctttcacacctcctctctctctggtTTGTTCCCTCTCCCGAGTGTGAGTGTATCTGCATGCCTGTCATTCTCTCCCGGTACCGATACTGGACTAGACACCAGTCCATCTGtgacacagagagcagaaggGACTGGTCTGGCCACACTCACCTGTGATGACGATGTCCACAGGATCACTGGGAGCTGACCACTCATAGGGGGAGTGTCTGAGAGAGCCGTAGCATCTGTAGGTGCCTGCACTCGCCAAAGTCATGGGGCCAATGACGAAGTCAGCTGGGGCATGCCCACGAGTGAGCATCTCTCCACGTCTCTGGAAATGCCCTGTGCTGTTTTCTTGGTGCAGGATAAATTTGTCCAACAGCGGTGAGTGACAGCGGAGCGTCACATTCTCTCCTGCACCCAcaagggggctggggtgggctgaGATGGAGGGTTTTGTGAACACACCTAGGAGCAAAGAGCTTGTGAGCTTCAGTGAGTCACCACACCTCAGCGCTCCCCCTGACATCTGAAGGTGTGAAAAATGTCCCCGTGAACCATCAAAGTCAATTACCCTTCCTGTGTGTTTTGTTGCATTTTCTTTAGCCTTGTTCTCGGGCTGTGGCTcatgcttttctgtttttctttgctcaAGACCTCCAGCCTCTTTTGTGTTTATTCTACACTGTTTAGCTGTTGGATCTGCTCTCAGCTTCATGCATGCATACTCAgacacttcagtcctgtccaactctctgcaaccccatgaaccatagcctgccaggctcctctgtccacaggattctccaggcgagaatactggactgggttgccatgctctcagCTTCATCCTGTCCCTAATATGTGTGGTGGGGAGCTGGGTCATTCTGACGATGCATTCCCTGGCTCTGTTCACACTCATCTAGAATGTGGCTGATGACTGGCAGGAGATTGGAAAGGAGGTGGAGAAAAAAGGGAAcatttccccatctgtgaccCCACCTCATGCCTCTGGAGACATTCCTGGGACTCCTCCCTGGGGCTCCAGCTCCTTCATATGGGATTACAGCTCCCTACTGGGTGGCAGGTGTTGGATCAGGGTCGTTCCCCATCCTCCCTGGTGGCAGGCAGTAGCAGCATCCTGTCTAACTAATGCCTAGGGAGGCTCCTCCTTCCTTTGCCGGAGCACCCCATCTATTCAACACCCTGAGTTTAAACTCTCAGAGTGGGTTCTCATTCCTGGTTCATTCCTGGCTGGAAATCCTGAGTAAATCTTCGACCGCGTAAGGAACTTGGACCTAGGATGGGATTGCCTGCATAGACGGCTGTCCAGGGCTGGGCTGGACCCCTCCTACCTGTGACCACAATCTGCAGGGGGTCACTGCTTCTGGAAAACACAGGGAGAGACCTGGATAATCCGGAACATGTGTAGGACCCGGCATGTTCTCTGGTCACCGGGCCAAGGGTGAAGGTGTTGAAATGATTTCCATGGAGCTTGGGCAAACTGGTCCCATCTGTTTTGAACAGTCTGAATCTCTTAAGTGGAGAACGAAAGTGACACTGAAGAGTCACAGTCTGTCCTAAGGGAACCATGGGGCTTGGCCAGGCTGACAAAGAGGGCTTGTCATATTCACCTAGGAGAGAAGGAGGCACAGGTTTTGAGAGGAAAATAGGAATGGTTCCCTCTCCCCCACTGGTCTTGTTGGAGTGCTTCCCCTTCAATTCTTCCAAGGCACCAACCCTAACGTGCATCACCCTGATACTCAAGGACACCTGGGGCTCGGGGACAGACAGAGACACAGTCAACCCAGGACAGACATCACGGAGATTCTAAGAATATGATTCTCAGCAGTGATTCTTATCAGGAGAAGAACTCCTTGGGTTGACAAAATGTTGAAAACTCTCTCAGAACAGAAAACACTAGGATTCCTGGGTGGTCTGGTcattaggactcagcactttctctgccaagggcctgggttgaatccctaATCATGGAACTGAGAACCTGCATGCTGTGTGATGCAGGCAAAAGAAAACACCACAAAAAAACTGACATAtggaaaaaagggagagggcttccctgttggatttgttgtagctcaaacggtaaagaaacttcctgcaaggcaggagagcagggttcagtccccaggtagggaagaccccctagagaagcaaatggcaatcccatccagtattcttgcccggagaatcccatggacagaggagcctggtgagctacagtccgtggggtcgaaaagagttggacatgactgagcgagtaacagtAACACAGGTAACAAGTGAAAAAGCCACTTGactgaaaagaaggaaataaagcttGAACGTGGCTCCTTTGTTAGCTAACCTACATCAAATGTGTGACAAGATCCAGGTGGCCCTGCCTGATGAGCAGacccttccctggggtccagtccAGTGGGCGTCCTGCAGATCCTGTTGTTAAGGGCCGGTTGGTGATGCCATGAGCCACCTTGTAGGGGAGGGTCTGTGAGGTACAGCCACTTGCTCCCCTCTCATGATAGAAATGGCACTCAGTGGGCCTAGCTCCCAGCTCCCAGACTTCACACTGTGCTTTCAGGTCCAGAGTCCAGAGCTGGGCTAATCTCTGGGGAGAGTGAAGATGACTATCAAGGCCAATAGGAGGACCAGGGATCCACAGGGCACACGGCTCTCACTGTACTCACAGGGGTCTCACCCTGATCCCCCAGTGTCATCTGCCTCAGCCCCAACTGCTCTTCTCAACAGAGAAATAAGGGATGGGAAGGACTCACCCACAGCTGCCCAGATCCTGAGACTTACACAGAACCCTAGAAAAAAAAACTACGTCAGAGATGGCTTGTCTCGATAGACCCCATGCTCTTTGCACCCTCATGCAGGGAACCTGGTCAGGGATGCAAGGACCCCCCGATTTCCACCATAACCCTCTCCAACCGTGTCTTTCTGGACTCACCGAGACTCAGGAGGCTGAGGAGTGTGGGGCACATGGCTCTGCTTCTGTGAGACAGGAGGCAGAACTGAGCAAAGCTGACAGAGGCACAGGATGCGGAAGACGGGCGGTGTTGTCGGTACAGTCAGCCTGGCTCATGTCACATGGGAAGATGGCCAACCTCTTCTCAtgccagggatggaactctgACTTGAGCCGCATCACGGAGCACACCTCATGACCCGAGCATCACTTTTTGTTTCCCTGAACACTGTAAACCTAAGAGGATTCAGACAGATCTTGCTGCCTTTAGGAAGTAGAAACGGCGATTCAGTGTATACCATGCAGGATGCTTTTCCCAAGCCATTTATAAATCTCATTAACCTTAACTCTTTGCAGAAGAGAAATCACATGTTCCCACCTCGTGTGTCAGGCTCAGTGCAGGTTGCCAATTAAAGACTCATTAATAGAGacttttattttgcattcttaTGAGAGGACCAGACTTGCAAATTatggttctttgaaaatacttaaatattCTACATTGTAATATGTGTGATTAAGAAActaactgtgttagtttcaggtgtacaacaaagtgactcagttatacatgtacatgcatCTATtgcttttcaagttcttttcccacttagggagttacagaatattaagtagaattctctgttttatacagtaggtccttgtggtcatgcatttttaatatagccgtgtgtatatgtcagtcccaaacttccAATCTAAGCTCCCCCTGACACTATCCCACCGAGTAAcagtaagttcattctctgtgagtctgttttgtaaataagttcatttttttagaTGTCACAAGTAaacaatatcatgtgatatttgtctttctctgactcttccTCATCTGAAATTATTTTGTGACTGTGAGTGGAAACTTCGCACACACAACACTCTCTCTGTCtcgctcccttcctccctttccaaTCCAAGGGCCACACATGTACACAAGATAACGTGTGTAAAGATGACTGTGGCGTTTTTTTTGGGAGGGGGATTTATTCTGCCTGAAAAGGTGGACAATCTTGCTTACTAGATACTCAGATGAACACAAAATATGTCAAGTCGAGATTTCCAAGCTCCAGAATGCTTGAGTGAGGGGTGTGTCCACAGCAATCAACTCCTAACTGGGACAAAATGGCCCAGCTGTTTCAGGACTCCAAGGACAGACATACACCCAGTACAGCTGTTGTTCATAGACAGGAAAGAGCCTCAGTAAGGGCAGCGATTCCACACCATTTTGCTGGTGGTGGGGGTCATTAAGattagtgatgcttcgtaagtaATAAATCTGGTCTCCTCTTGATCATTGTGTATGTAATGGAGTAACAGTACAGTCACCCTTCTTAAAATTTCCTCTTACTTACTTAATATCATGTTACAGAATTGATCTGTGTTCTTTGTCATTTCAGTTTGTGCATTTTTACTGCCATGTAATGTTTCATTGCAGATATAGaaaccacatatttttaaaaatttttaaaaaattattgaagtatagttcatttctgctgtacagcaaattgattcagcttgacatatatattcttttccattatgatttatgcCAAGATACTGAATAGAATTCCCCGTGCCATACTGTAGGAccacattctttatccattctatgtataaatAGATTTCATCTGCTAATTCCAAGATCCAGTCCTTCCCTCCTTGGAAACCccaagcctgttctctgtgtctgtgagtctgttcctgttgcattgatatattccttttcgattccacatataggtgatatcacagaaaattgtctttctctttctgtctacttcacttaatatgttaaactccaggttcatccatgcttctgcaaatggcatgatttcatttttttaatgtctgagtggtattccattctCTGTGTGTATAAgcatatacatcttctttatccattcatctgtcgatggacaatTAGGctgttcccatgtcttggctattgtaagttttgctgctatgaacataggggtgcatgaaTCTTTTCAAGGTATAGGTTTTTTTCGAGATATATGCTCAGGACTttaattgttggatcatatggaaaCTCTGCTTTACTTATTTTgaggaactttcatactgttttctacagtggctgcaccagtttccaCTCccccaacagtggaagagggtttcCCTctcctccataccctctccagcatgttatTCATCAACTgtctaatgatggccattctgatcgcTATGAGGTGGTACCTCCTTGCAGTGTCGATTTGCCTTTCTCTACTaatgagcaatgctgagcatcttttcatatgtctgttggccatctgcgtatcttcttttaaaaaacagatatcaATTGTGAGAGCGACGTCTACGGATTTTGTCTAAAATGAACGACACCTCTGCTAATGTCTCATGAATGTGCTCTGAGTCCAACCTCACGATGTTTGTCAAGG is from Bos indicus isolate NIAB-ARS_2022 breed Sahiwal x Tharparkar chromosome 18, NIAB-ARS_B.indTharparkar_mat_pri_1.0, whole genome shotgun sequence and encodes:
- the LOC139177222 gene encoding putative killer cell immunoglobulin-like receptor like protein KIR3DP1 isoform X6: MCPTLLSLLSLGFCVSLRIWAAVGEYDKPSLSAWPSPMVPLGQTVTLQCHFRSPLKRFRLFKTDGTSLPKLHGNHFNTFTLGPVTREHAGSYTCSGLSRSLPVFSRSSDPLQIVVTGVFTKPSISAHPSPLVGAGENVTLRCHSPLLDKFILHQENSTGHFQRRGEMLTRGHAPADFVIGPMTLASAGTYRCYGSLRHSPYEWSAPSDPVDIVITGLSKKPSLSAQGGPVVRSGENVTLVCSSESAFDQFHLLRDGENLECPLAGGQSPHGALQAEFPLGPGTPAHSGVYRCYGSFTHSPYSWSDSSDPLFLSVTGSTTSTCPSTMDPHTTEEAWLPQGHSSQLHLLLRLSVAFIYTSIFLAVLVCHWLPIKCCHHGRRAQIRQDSEWRGPINRGCDIRPLELQDPLREIVHSHSPEPHAPLR
- the LOC139177222 gene encoding killer cell immunoglobulin-like receptor 2DS2 isoform X2, which encodes MSVNRARECIVRMTQLPTTHIRDRMKLRAWQPSPVFSPGESCGQRSLAGYGSWGCRELDRTEVSEYACMKLRADPTAKQCRINTKEAGGLEQRKTEKHEPQPENKAKENATKHTGRVIDFDGSRGHFSHLQMSGGALRCGDSLKLTSSLLLGVFTKPSISAHPSPLVGAGENVTLRCHSPLLDKFILHQENSTGHFQRRGEMLTRGHAPADFVIGPMTLASAGTYRCYGSLRHSPYEWSAPSDPVDIVITGLSKKPSLSAQGGPVVRSGENVTLVCSSESAFDQFHLLRDGENLECPLAGGQSPHGALQAEFPLGPGTPAHSGVYRCYGSFTHSPYSWSDSSDPLFLSVTGSTTSTCPSTMDPHTTEEAWLPQGHSSQLHLLLRLSVAFIYTSIFLAVLVCHWLPIKCCHHGRRAQIRQDSEWRGPINRGCDIRPLELQDPLREIVHSHSPEPHAPLR
- the LOC139177222 gene encoding killer cell immunoglobulin-like receptor 2DS5 isoform X7 produces the protein MSVNRARECIVRMTQLPTTHIRDRMKLRAWQPSPVFSPGESCGQRSLAGYGSWGCRELDRTEVSEYACMKLRADPTAKQCRINTKEAGGLEQRKTEKHEPQPENKAKENATKHTGRVIDFDGSRGHFSHLQMSGGALRCGDSLKLTSSLLLGVFTKPSISAHPSPLVGAGENVTLRCHSPLLDKFILHQENSTGHFQRRGEMLTRGHAPADFVIGPMTLASAGTYRCYGSLRHSPYEWSAPSDPVDIVITGSTTSTCPSTMDPHTTEEALLPQKHSSTWYIFLGLGLVIAFTSTSIILAALVCYWSSTQNHVANMEGEPNEGQTVNGEDPAAEDVIYAHLNLGTLSERLFTPAPLSHMHPFTEPIIYEEFNVNQDHAEP
- the LOC139177222 gene encoding killer cell immunoglobulin-like receptor 2DS2 isoform X1; this translates as MSVNRARECIVRMTQLPTTHIRDRMKLRAWQPSPVFSPGESCGQRSLAGYGSWGCRELDRTEVSEYACMKLRADPTAKQCRINTKEAGGLEQRKTEKHEPQPENKAKENATKHTGRVIDFDGSRGHFSHLQMSGGALRCGDSLKLTSSLLLGVFTKPSISAHPSPLVGAGENVTLRCHSPLLDKFILHQENSTGHFQRRGEMLTRGHAPADFVIGPMTLASAGTYRCYGSLRHSPYEWSAPSDPVDIVITGLSKKPSLSAQGGPVVRSGENVTLVCSSESAFDQFHLLRDGENLECPLAGGQSPHGALQAEFPLGPGTPAHSGVYRCYGSFTHSPYSWSDSSDPLFLSVTGSTTSTCPSTMDPHTTEEALLPQKHSSTWYIFLGLGLVIAFTSTSIILAALVCYWSSTQNHVANMEGEPNEGQTVNGEDPAAEDVIYAHLNLGTLSERLFTPAPLSHMHPFTEPIIYEEFNVNQDHAEP